In bacterium, a genomic segment contains:
- a CDS encoding adenine deaminase C-terminal domain-containing protein: MRPEITAHQIAAAAAAGRRPFDLLVTNVRVVNVFTTEVLPGHIGIAGGLFSRIFAPDDPLPPAHQIVEGRGRFAVPALVDCHLHFESTMVLPPAFAEAVVPLGVVTVTPDPHEIANVMGLEGIRLLIEQSRNLPLDVFMQVPSCVPATGLETSGANIGPGEVATALGWEGVIALGEVMDYPAVIAGDARMTAILEEALDAGTVIEGHAPNLTGADLAAFVASGINSDHTFVTPALALERLRAGVTLQLQEKSLAPETLAASQGAARALNLCLVTDDVLPDDLLARGHLDLVLREAIRMGLDPVEGIRAVTLAPARRMRLYDRGAIAPGLIAHLVLVSNLEEFRADAVFSRGVLVAEEGRLRPGAITVRPAPAAGLGTVRIPAPGVERFLVDAPAGLAGRSAARVRVMEMNATTTYTRAAEATLPLVDGRLDWESSGLCLAAVFERHGRAGGAGYGLVRGALRDGAIATTWAHDSHNLLVVGRSAAEMATAAGWVVEHGGGMAAVRGSKVLAGVPLPVAGIVSDQPARVVGEQVAAFRSALAALGFAHRSPIMTLAVLTLAVSPALKLTDRGLVDVVRGRLVDLFIPEDEP; encoded by the coding sequence ATGCGCCCTGAGATCACCGCACATCAGATCGCCGCGGCAGCGGCAGCCGGCCGGCGGCCGTTCGATCTGCTCGTAACCAACGTGCGCGTGGTCAACGTGTTCACCACAGAGGTGCTTCCCGGGCACATCGGCATCGCCGGCGGCCTGTTCAGCCGCATCTTCGCACCCGACGACCCGCTGCCGCCGGCGCACCAAATCGTCGAAGGCCGCGGCCGCTTCGCGGTGCCCGCTCTGGTGGATTGCCACCTGCACTTCGAGAGCACGATGGTGCTTCCGCCGGCCTTCGCGGAGGCGGTGGTGCCGCTGGGCGTGGTTACCGTGACGCCGGACCCGCACGAGATCGCGAACGTGATGGGCCTGGAGGGCATACGCCTGCTGATCGAGCAGAGCCGCAACCTGCCGCTGGACGTGTTCATGCAGGTTCCGTCCTGCGTCCCGGCGACCGGGCTGGAGACCTCCGGCGCAAACATCGGCCCCGGGGAGGTCGCGACGGCACTGGGATGGGAAGGCGTGATCGCGCTGGGCGAAGTGATGGATTACCCCGCGGTGATCGCCGGCGACGCCCGAATGACGGCAATCTTGGAAGAGGCGCTGGATGCAGGAACCGTCATCGAGGGCCACGCGCCGAATCTAACCGGCGCGGACCTGGCTGCGTTCGTGGCTTCGGGAATCAACTCCGACCACACCTTCGTGACACCGGCGCTCGCGCTGGAACGGCTGCGCGCCGGCGTAACGCTGCAGCTTCAGGAGAAGTCGCTGGCACCGGAGACGCTGGCCGCCTCCCAGGGCGCGGCGCGTGCCCTCAACCTGTGCCTGGTTACCGACGACGTCCTTCCCGACGACCTGCTGGCACGCGGGCACCTGGACCTGGTGCTGCGCGAGGCGATCCGAATGGGACTGGATCCGGTAGAGGGCATCCGCGCGGTCACGCTGGCGCCGGCGCGGAGAATGCGGCTATACGATCGCGGTGCGATCGCGCCCGGGCTGATCGCGCACCTGGTGCTCGTCAGCAACCTGGAGGAGTTTCGGGCGGACGCGGTCTTCTCCCGGGGCGTGCTCGTAGCCGAAGAGGGGCGCCTGCGACCCGGAGCCATCACGGTGCGGCCCGCGCCCGCTGCCGGCCTGGGGACGGTGCGCATCCCGGCGCCCGGGGTCGAACGCTTCCTTGTGGATGCGCCCGCGGGCCTGGCCGGACGCAGCGCGGCGCGCGTCCGGGTGATGGAGATGAACGCCACGACCACCTACACTCGGGCCGCGGAGGCTACGCTGCCCCTGGTGGACGGTCGCCTGGACTGGGAATCAAGCGGCCTCTGTCTGGCAGCGGTGTTCGAGCGCCACGGCCGCGCCGGGGGCGCCGGCTACGGGCTGGTGCGCGGTGCGCTGCGCGATGGAGCGATCGCGACCACCTGGGCGCACGACAGCCACAACCTGCTGGTAGTCGGGCGCAGCGCCGCCGAGATGGCCACGGCCGCCGGCTGGGTGGTCGAGCATGGTGGCGGCATGGCCGCGGTGCGCGGCAGCAAGGTGCTGGCGGGTGTCCCGCTGCCGGTGGCCGGAATCGTCTCCGATCAGCCGGCCCGGGTGGTCGGAGAGCAGGTGGCGGCGTTCCGGTCGGCGCTGGCAGCTCTGGGGTTCGCGCACCGCTCGCCGATCATGACCCTGGCCGTCCTGACGCTAGCGGTCAGCCCTGCGCTGAAACTAACCGATCGCGGGCTGGTGGACGTGGTCCGCGGTCGCCTCGTGGATCTGTTTATCCCGGAGGATGAACCATGA
- a CDS encoding MFS transporter — MPLLLILVGFEIGVSVFGPLLPQLQREFQVSAGSVAMALSVYHGVRLLVNVPMGRLVARSSLPGMLATGGAILAAGGVAVAVAPSFAVVLVGRAIMGVGSALFFITIQFWISKVATLDNKARLFSYHQIAALTGTALGPALGGVVAGWLSWRYSLVLAVIAGIMALGAGRRLADPTANRPVTQVQTDPSDGAKLEIRSILGPGIIMMALFFFYGGVIATLIPLFSAREIHLGPAAIGTILMIGTIQRFGAALASGRLAGLFGTRRVILTGLTVLGVSVLSFLGVGSPLGVVLAVSLVSWANLGGSLVIALVTDVVPERHWGVALGINRTMADVGAMVAPLLIGFVIDQRGFGAAFIVAAAVLLAATGLAAMLTVTHPADATGAGGRDAP; from the coding sequence ATGCCGCTTCTGCTCATACTCGTTGGATTCGAGATAGGCGTTTCCGTTTTCGGCCCGCTCCTGCCGCAGCTGCAGCGGGAGTTCCAGGTTTCCGCCGGCAGCGTGGCAATGGCGCTGTCGGTGTATCACGGGGTCCGGCTGCTGGTGAACGTACCGATGGGCCGGCTCGTGGCCCGCTCCTCCCTGCCCGGGATGCTGGCCACAGGTGGCGCGATCCTGGCCGCAGGAGGGGTCGCCGTGGCCGTGGCGCCTTCGTTCGCCGTCGTGCTCGTTGGGCGGGCGATCATGGGCGTGGGGTCCGCGCTGTTCTTCATCACGATCCAGTTTTGGATCTCCAAGGTCGCCACGCTCGACAACAAGGCGCGGTTGTTTAGCTACCACCAGATTGCAGCCCTTACGGGCACAGCCCTGGGCCCGGCGCTCGGCGGCGTGGTGGCCGGCTGGTTATCGTGGCGGTATTCGCTGGTCCTCGCCGTGATCGCTGGGATCATGGCGCTGGGGGCAGGCCGCCGGCTGGCAGATCCTACGGCCAATCGTCCTGTCACGCAGGTGCAGACCGATCCCTCTGACGGAGCCAAGTTGGAGATCCGGAGCATCCTCGGCCCCGGCATCATAATGATGGCGCTGTTCTTCTTCTACGGCGGTGTTATCGCGACGTTGATCCCGCTGTTCTCCGCCCGGGAGATCCATCTTGGGCCGGCGGCGATCGGCACCATTTTGATGATCGGCACGATCCAACGGTTCGGCGCGGCGCTGGCCAGCGGCCGTTTGGCCGGCCTGTTTGGCACGCGGCGTGTGATCCTGACCGGCCTCACGGTGCTGGGGGTCTCGGTACTGAGTTTCCTGGGCGTCGGCTCACCGCTGGGAGTGGTACTCGCGGTCTCCCTGGTCTCGTGGGCCAACCTGGGAGGCAGTCTGGTGATCGCGCTTGTCACCGACGTCGTGCCCGAGAGACACTGGGGCGTGGCCCTGGGGATCAACCGGACAATGGCGGATGTCGGCGCGATGGTGGCACCGTTGCTCATCGGGTTTGTGATAGACCAGCGCGGATTCGGCGCCGCCTTCATCGTCGCGGCGGCCGTCCTGCTGGCGGCAACGGGACTTGCTGCCATGCTTACCGTAACGCATCCGGCCGACGCCACAGGAGCCGGAGGACGTGATGCGCCCTGA
- a CDS encoding aspartate aminotransferase family protein translates to MPDEHAAFADRVTRMRDLLAANLSEDWPNLPVVGGEGAFLFGLDGRRYLDFVAGFAACNLGHRHPRVVAAAKAQMDRLIHGAIGLVVYDPILRLSEDLGRITPGDLNAFFWGSSGTEAVEGALKLARYVTGRPAIVGFIGGFHGRSFGSTSVTASNSKYRKHYEPLLPSIYHVPFPYCFRCQHRVGPGCCGDPLASLDRLFKYVVDPCEVAAVIVEPIQGEGGFVVPPPDFLPGLRDLCSRHGILLIFDEIQTGFGRTGAMFASETFGVTPDILALSKSIASGFPLSAVAASPALMQRWGPGSHGTTFGGNPVSCAAAIATLEVFREEGVLDNARARGEEAMARLGELARMSPFIGDVRGRGLMIGLEFVDPAADGAPNGNAVRTVLEGCLRRGLLLYPAGQSGHVLRITPPLTVNRAELDEGLSILSEVVAAL, encoded by the coding sequence ATGCCCGACGAGCACGCCGCTTTCGCGGACCGCGTCACCCGCATGCGCGACCTCCTGGCGGCCAACCTCTCCGAGGACTGGCCCAACCTGCCGGTAGTCGGCGGCGAAGGAGCCTTTCTGTTTGGTCTGGACGGCCGGCGCTACCTCGACTTCGTGGCTGGATTTGCCGCGTGCAATCTGGGCCACCGCCATCCCCGCGTGGTCGCCGCGGCCAAGGCCCAGATGGACCGGCTCATCCACGGCGCGATCGGCCTGGTGGTGTATGATCCGATCCTGCGCTTGAGCGAGGATCTGGGCCGGATCACGCCGGGCGATCTCAACGCCTTCTTCTGGGGCAGCAGCGGCACCGAGGCCGTGGAAGGCGCCCTGAAGCTGGCGCGATATGTCACCGGCCGCCCGGCCATCGTGGGCTTCATCGGCGGGTTCCACGGCCGATCGTTTGGATCGACCTCGGTCACCGCGTCCAACTCCAAGTACCGCAAGCACTACGAGCCGCTGCTTCCATCGATCTACCACGTGCCGTTCCCGTACTGTTTTCGCTGCCAGCACAGGGTCGGGCCCGGCTGTTGCGGCGATCCCCTCGCCAGTCTGGACCGGCTGTTCAAGTATGTGGTGGACCCATGCGAGGTCGCGGCGGTGATCGTTGAGCCGATCCAGGGAGAGGGCGGCTTCGTGGTGCCGCCGCCGGATTTCCTGCCCGGCCTCCGGGACCTCTGCAGCCGGCACGGGATCCTGCTGATCTTCGACGAGATCCAGACAGGGTTCGGCCGCACCGGCGCGATGTTCGCGTCCGAAACGTTCGGTGTCACGCCGGACATCCTGGCCCTGTCCAAGAGCATCGCCTCCGGCTTTCCCCTGAGCGCGGTGGCCGCCAGTCCGGCCCTGATGCAGCGATGGGGTCCCGGCTCGCACGGAACGACCTTCGGCGGCAACCCGGTCTCCTGCGCAGCGGCGATCGCTACCCTGGAGGTCTTCCGGGAAGAGGGCGTTCTTGACAACGCCCGCGCGCGCGGCGAGGAGGCGATGGCCCGGCTCGGCGAGCTTGCCCGGATGTCGCCGTTCATCGGGGACGTTCGGGGAAGGGGACTGATGATCGGCCTGGAGTTCGTAGACCCGGCTGCGGATGGGGCGCCCAACGGGAATGCCGTGCGCACCGTCCTGGAGGGATGCCTGCGGCGCGGCCTGCTCCTCTATCCGGCCGGGCAGTCCGGCCACGTGCTGCGGATCACACCGCCGCTGACGGTGAACCGCGCGGAACTGGACGAGGGCCTGAGCATTCTGTCAGAGGTGGTCGCCGCGCTCTAG